The nucleotide window TAAAGTTTAATATATGAATATTGAAGGGAGAAAGTCGATGCCAAAAAATGATGAAAGACTTATTGCAGCAGGCATTTATGTTATTAGCTTTTTTACTGCTTTTCTAGGACCGTTGATTATCTGGCTGGCTAAAAAGGATGATTCCAGCTATATTGATTATCATGGAAGAGAGTATATGAACTTTTTTATTTCTTATACGGTATATGGAATTGTCAGCGGAATACTGGTCATCCTGTTGATTGGTATCTTCATGTTATGGATCATCGGGATTTTAGCCATGATATTCACCATTGTAGGTGCGATAAAAGCATATGAAGGTCAAGAGTATCGAATTCCATTCATTTTCAGGCTGCTGTAACATATCAGATGATCAATCCATTATCCGGCATATTATATGCCGGATATTTTTTATGCGTTTTTCGCTCGGTTGCTTCATCCGTGTAATTAGGATTGAAGTGGTTGCAATATTTTATAAAAAATCTGCTCCAATAATGTAACTTTTTTGAACGAATTTTTTTTTAAGCCGTCTTATGGATGTATAACAAATAAGGAGGTCATTAAATTGGAATTATTCGCTGATATTAATTGGGCTTTAATTGCACCTATATTGTTCATTCAAGTTATTTTATTAGTTGTTGCGGTGATTGATTTAATAAAAATCGAAAAAACAAACGGTCCGAAATGGGTTTGGGCAATCGTTATATTAGTGGTTAACATTATTGGGCCAATCCTGTATTTCTTGATTGGAAGGAGAAATCAGTAATGCCCTTAGTCAGAGTAGAAAAGTTAGATAAGAATTTTAAGGACTTGAAAGTGATTAAAGGGTTGAATTTCGAGTTGGAAAATGGGAAGTGTGTAGCTTTAATTGGAGCCAATGGGGCAGGAAAAACAACTACATTGAAAATGCTATCTGGGCTTCTTGAACCTACAAGAGGAAAAATCACTTTCGTGGGAGAAAAGCAGGGGGATGACCATCGTCGGTTGATTGGCTATCTTCCGCAGCATCCTGTATTTCATGATTGGATGACGGCAAGGGAATTTCTTGAGTATGTAGGTAAGCTATCAGGATTGCCTGCAAAGAAAGCGAAGGAGCGGTCAGCTGAGCTTTTAGAACTTGTGGGGATTGCCGATGCGAAAAACAGGAGAATTGGCAAGTTTTCCGGCGGGATGAAGCAGCGTTTAGGGATTGCACAGGCTATCATACACAGGCCGAAACTGATCATGCTGGATGAGCCAGTTTCAGCTTTGGACCCTTTCGGCAGACGAGAGGTTCTTGAACTGCTGGAAAAGTTAAAAAGGGAAGCAACTGTATTATTCTCTACTCATATCCTAAATGATGCCGAAGAAGTTTGTGAAAGTATTTTGTTTCTGCATAATGGCGAAATAATTGAGTCAGGAACAATGGATGAATTCAGGGAGAAATATCATCAGTCAAAAATCGATCTTGTTTTTAGTAAAGCAGCCTCTAGTTACCTACAATCCCTTTTAGAACACCCACAAATCGTTTCAATGGAAATAGAAGGCAATAAAGTAAGTATTTATACTGAAAATCTTGAAGCAGTAAAAGAGGTTATACTGACCCTTGCAGCCAAAGAGAACTGGCCGCTCACTAAATATGAAATTGGTTCAATCAGTCTTGAAGATGTATTCATGAAGGTGGTGCAAAAATGAAGCAATGGTTCACTTTACTGAACAAAGAATTCCTTGAGATGACAAGGAATTATAAATGGATTTGGATGCCAATTACCTTTATTTTGCTTGGAGTGATGGATCCTCTGACCACCTACTATTTGCCGGAAATCCTTAATTCTGTAGGCGGCCTTCCAGAAGGGGCGGTATTTGAAATGCCTGAACCTTCAGCTCAAGAAGTTTTTATCATGAGTTTAGGACAATATCAGATGATCGGGATTTTAATCATCGCCCTCTCCATGATGGGAACAGTTGCGGGGGAGAGAAAGAGCGGTGTCGTACAGCTGATCCTCGTAAAACCAGTTTCCTATTTTTCTTATATCACGTCCAAATGGGCAGCTGCACTTATATTAATTGTCGTATCTTTATTTCTAGGTATGCTGGCAAGCTGGTATTATACTGGCGTTCTGTTTGAGTTTATCCCGTTTGGCGCTTTCATTGAATCGTTCGGTGTATATTCATTATGGCTCATATTGGTGTTGTCCTTCGTAATCCTTTGCAGTGCAATGTTCATGCAGCCGGTCGCAGCCGGAATGACAGCGCTTTTTACGATCTTTATTTTCACATTAATAGGAGGTTCCTTTCAGCATTTACTCGAATGGAGTCCGACACAGCTCCTTTCTTATGTATCAGAAAGGTTGATTACCGAAACGTGGACCGACCATGTCTGGCCAGCGACAGGTTTAACTATAACAATGATAATTTTATTTGTATTGTTGGCAACATACATCTTTAACAGAAAAGAGCTTGCAGAATAAAGTCTGGTCAATGACTAGGTCTTTTTTTTGTAGGCAGGAAGAACTGTTTTTTATCCTGGATTTGTCGAAATGTTTCGAGAAAACAGTGATTAAAATAATTCTTTTAACATCTTTCTTTGGAAGAATATCTTAATTAAAATCTCCTGAATAATAATATAGGTCTATTATTCTTATTAAGTAAGGATTTTCATGTCGTATTCATTATATTGTTAAAATATAAATTTAAAATATAATGAAAATTAAGAAAAAGGGAGGGGTAATATGTCGACAAGAAAGAGACTTTACGCAGGAACACTCGCTGTGCTTCTAGGAGCAGCTACCATTTTTAATGCAGGAGTAACAAAAGGGGAAGCAGAATCCACTACTAAAAATACTTACCTGGTCATTTTTAAAGACCAGCAGGGACTTCCAGCAGGTTTTGCGGAGGCTATCAATAAAGCCGGAGGCCAAGTGGAAGATAAATTGGACAAGCTCGGAGCTGTAGAGGTTACCTCTAACAATGCAAACTTCTTAAAGGAAGTGAAGAAATCAGCTCTTGTTTTAGAAGCAGGAGTGGAAAATACTGTTTATCCTGAACAGACGATTGAAGGACAGACAGTGGCTGTTGATGATCTAGCTGATGGAGCTGATATTTACAATCAATATATGTGGGACATTAAGCAAGTAACTAATAATGGCGAATCATGGAACTTGCCAGGAGGAACGGGACTGTCTGTAGATGGAGAGGATATTGTAGTCGGTGTTATTGATACAGGAATTGATTACAATCATCCTGATTTAAAAGAAAATTATGTTGGCGGTAAGTCATTCGTACCTGGTTATGACGATCCGATTGACCAGAACAGTCACGGTACACACGTTGCTGGTTCTATTGCGGCAAAAGGAAGAGCTCTTGGAGTAGGGCCAGATCTGAAAGTGACCTCTTACAGAGTATTTGGTCCATCGGGCGGTGCCGCAACTTCTCATATTGCAGACGCTCTCATGACTGCGGCAGACGATAATGTGGACGTTGTAAACATGTCCCTTGGCGGATATGACTGGTTCCAGGATCCTGCGTATGCAACGAAAGACATTGTTGCCGATGTTCAGTTGTTCAACCGTGCGATCCAGTACGCAATCAAGAAAGGTGTAACCGTGGTTGGATCTGCCGGAAACAATGCAGTGGACCTAAGGAGCCCTGGAAAATTGTCAGGTGATGACAAAGGTGCAACTCACAGAAGTCCTAGCAGCCAGACAATGATCAGGGTATCTGCTGGTGGGGCTCAAAAAAATCTTGCATTCTACTCCAACTATGGTGTAGGTAAAATTGACGTAATGGCTCCCGGAGGCGACCTTGGACCAAACTATGATTCCTCAACAGGAGCGGGAAGAGATAATAGCTACCTGGCTTTGAGCACAGTACCATTGTTCAATACGAATAAAGAGATTATTGGTCACGGATACGGCTATAAAGGTGGAACTTCAATGGCTGCTCCGAAAACAGCAGCACTTGCAGGTGTGGTAATCGCAAAGCATGGCAAGGATAACCTTACTCCCTCTCAAGTTAAAGCAATCATCCAAAACTCAGCGGAAGATCTTTTCAAACCTGGGTATGACGAGCAATCTGGCTATGGTCTGATCAATGCAGTAAATGCATTGAAATTGAAATAATCTATTATAAAACCGGACAGGAACTTTTCCAGTCCGGTTTTTATGTTAAAAAAAGGTAGAATGATTAGGCTCTTTGATTAATAGACTTAGAATGACGAAATAGATTTTTCTTCAAGGAGATAATAGATATGAGCATTCGGCAATATTACCTACAGACAGCCTATATCAGTTTAAATGGCTCTATTATATCAGCAGGGTTTCTTACGATTATTTTGACCGCAAGCCTGCTGTTTTCCTGGAATATACCTCTGTTCCTTGTGGCAGTGCCATTCTTGTTGTTCGTTTTCCTCCACTACAACCGTTTTATTTTATATAAAAACAAATCAGAAGAGAGTGCGGAGGCATTTCATCGATATGATGATAAGCAACTGCTAGAGCAAAACAATCTGCTGATCGGCTTCGCACCTGCCCCGGCAGTGAGATTATTGTTTTTTACACCTGACGGAATGCTGGCCGGTGAATTAAGAGAATTATCTTCTAAAAGCTATCGCTGGTTTATCCCATATTTCTTAGATAAAAAAATTATGAAAAAAATTGGAATCTTTGACTCCGAAGGAAATTTGGAAGGATGCTTGATACAAGAGCGAAACAGGTTCAAAATCCTAACTGGAAATAAAGATGTGATTGGTGTGTTTTATCCTAAGAAGGCGGCTAAAGAGACTATTGGATTTGCTTTCCTAAGTGGGGGGCGGAAAATGAAAGTGGATAGAATCACTGGGGCGAAGCTCGATTTAAAGTTTATTCAGGAAGGCGGCAGAACGGCTGCAAGGCTGCAAAGAGGTTGGTTGCCATTGGAATGGACAAGGTTTTTCAAAGAAGCCAATACCCCCGTATTAACATTCGACTATACGTTGGGACAGGCAGAAAGGCTGGCTGTACTTGCAGCAGTTGCCAGTGCTTATATGTATTATGATCATTAGTTTGAAAATTGTACCATTTTTGAAAGTTTCGTTTATCTTCGATTCGAAAAGGTTAACAAATAATAGACACAAGAAGGAGGTTGGAACATGGTAAGCCAACAATACCAAGATTGT belongs to Mesobacillus subterraneus and includes:
- a CDS encoding S8 family peptidase yields the protein MSTRKRLYAGTLAVLLGAATIFNAGVTKGEAESTTKNTYLVIFKDQQGLPAGFAEAINKAGGQVEDKLDKLGAVEVTSNNANFLKEVKKSALVLEAGVENTVYPEQTIEGQTVAVDDLADGADIYNQYMWDIKQVTNNGESWNLPGGTGLSVDGEDIVVGVIDTGIDYNHPDLKENYVGGKSFVPGYDDPIDQNSHGTHVAGSIAAKGRALGVGPDLKVTSYRVFGPSGGAATSHIADALMTAADDNVDVVNMSLGGYDWFQDPAYATKDIVADVQLFNRAIQYAIKKGVTVVGSAGNNAVDLRSPGKLSGDDKGATHRSPSSQTMIRVSAGGAQKNLAFYSNYGVGKIDVMAPGGDLGPNYDSSTGAGRDNSYLALSTVPLFNTNKEIIGHGYGYKGGTSMAAPKTAALAGVVIAKHGKDNLTPSQVKAIIQNSAEDLFKPGYDEQSGYGLINAVNALKLK
- a CDS encoding ABC transporter permease; translated protein: MKQWFTLLNKEFLEMTRNYKWIWMPITFILLGVMDPLTTYYLPEILNSVGGLPEGAVFEMPEPSAQEVFIMSLGQYQMIGILIIALSMMGTVAGERKSGVVQLILVKPVSYFSYITSKWAAALILIVVSLFLGMLASWYYTGVLFEFIPFGAFIESFGVYSLWLILVLSFVILCSAMFMQPVAAGMTALFTIFIFTLIGGSFQHLLEWSPTQLLSYVSERLITETWTDHVWPATGLTITMIILFVLLATYIFNRKELAE
- a CDS encoding ABC transporter ATP-binding protein translates to MPLVRVEKLDKNFKDLKVIKGLNFELENGKCVALIGANGAGKTTTLKMLSGLLEPTRGKITFVGEKQGDDHRRLIGYLPQHPVFHDWMTAREFLEYVGKLSGLPAKKAKERSAELLELVGIADAKNRRIGKFSGGMKQRLGIAQAIIHRPKLIMLDEPVSALDPFGRREVLELLEKLKREATVLFSTHILNDAEEVCESILFLHNGEIIESGTMDEFREKYHQSKIDLVFSKAASSYLQSLLEHPQIVSMEIEGNKVSIYTENLEAVKEVILTLAAKENWPLTKYEIGSISLEDVFMKVVQK
- a CDS encoding DUF4870 domain-containing protein, whose product is MPKNDERLIAAGIYVISFFTAFLGPLIIWLAKKDDSSYIDYHGREYMNFFISYTVYGIVSGILVILLIGIFMLWIIGILAMIFTIVGAIKAYEGQEYRIPFIFRLL
- a CDS encoding PLD nuclease N-terminal domain-containing protein, which produces MELFADINWALIAPILFIQVILLVVAVIDLIKIEKTNGPKWVWAIVILVVNIIGPILYFLIGRRNQ